A genomic region of Miscanthus floridulus cultivar M001 chromosome 3, ASM1932011v1, whole genome shotgun sequence contains the following coding sequences:
- the LOC136544524 gene encoding uncharacterized protein, translated as MPLPNPPPSPTTPAQNQPVAATVESVEPVVLKESQGDGEGASLPAGRRRKVVPSRTKLSNFSPKEDVFLVKSWLEISCDPIINTGQKKDGFWARITSQYNNRRGSYPERSFRSLQSRWDTIKAEANKFAGYMVDVLRDNPSGMSDADKDEPKWMELNLRGAQHGDDDAIADHIPTAFNINDDDPGTPSSQYSGSKRPMGRDAAKRAAKKSTSSSTSDSSQYVSKLQDLSIQKLSIWQEENAKKGSRYEQMTAIDSQRYDELRQHNQHMAAIEEEKLRLMRKKADILQTHEEELILGIDLDKCVPCLRKYYAKKQQEILQNIGANVDDIVDP; from the exons ATGCCGCTCCCAAATCCACCACCATCTCCTACAACACCTGCTCAAAATCAGCCTGTCGCTGCAACAgtcgagagtgttgaaccagtaGTATTGAAAGAGAGTCAGGGTGATGGTGAAGGAGCATCGTtgccagctggtcgacggcgcaAGGTCGTACCTAGTCGCACCAAGTTATCCAACTTCTCCCCAAAAGAAGATGTGTTCCTTGTGAAGTCATGGTTGGAAATTAGCTGCGACCCAATTATAAACACAGGGCAGAAGAAGGACGGGTTCTGGGCTAGGATTACAAGCCAGTACAATAACAGGAGGGGTTCCTACCCTGAGAGAAGTTTCAGATCGCTGCAGAGTCGCTGGGACACTATCAAGGCTGAAGCGAATAAATTTGCAGGGTACATGGTAGATGTTCTTCGAGACAATCCGAGCGGGATGAGTGATGCGGATAAG GACGAGCCTAAGTGGATGGAGCTCAACCTCAGAGGGGCACAACATGGAGACGACGATGCAATAGCTGATCATATTCCCACAGCCTTCAACATCAACGATGATGACCCGGGAACACCGTCCTCTCAGTACTCAGGGAGCAAGAGGCCTATGGGGAGGGATGCAGCTAAAAGAGCAGCTAAGAAATCTACCTCGTCCTCTACATCAGATTCATCTCAGTATGTTTCTAAGTTGCAGGACCTGTCGATACAAAAGCTTTCAATATGGCAAGAAGAAAATGCGAAGAAAGGCTCTCGCTATGAGCAAATGACAGCCATCGACTCACAGAGATACGATGAGCTGCGCCAACACAATCAGCACATGGCAGCAATTGAGGAAGAGAAACTGCGGCTCATGCGTAAGAAAGCTGACATACTACAAACACACGAGGAAGAGCTCATCCTCGGGATTGATCTGGACAAGTGTGTTCCATGCCTCCGCAAGTACTATGCAAAGAAACAACAAGAGATACTGCAGAACATTGGTGCCAATGTAGATGACATTGTAGACCCTTAA
- the LOC136547128 gene encoding probable LRR receptor-like serine/threonine-protein kinase At1g74360, producing the protein MSPLLLGFLVLLLVAGEVAVVVPAGVQSNGDKEVLVELKRFLQDNNRVNRGAYDAWQESDASPCGWHGVRCDDASGRVTSLDLSRSSISGPAFGNFSRLPELAELDLSDNTISAAGDIGQCRGLVRLNLSHNLINGSLDLSGLTRLQTLDVSGNRLSGGVAANFTAMCAADLAVFNVSTNGLTGNITGMFDGCARLEYVDLSSNNFTGELWPGVARFREFSVAENNLTGSVPPATFPNGCRLESLDLSANYLTGSFPDSIAKCANLTYLSLWGNDFDGFIPAGIGRLAAIETLVLGKNSFDRRIPLALTNCTKLQFLDISSNMFGGDVQDTFGKFASLRYLVLHHNNYTGGIVTSGVLQLPLLARLELSYNEFSGELPPEVADMKSVKYLMLAYNQFSSGIPAAYGRLTELQALDLSYNDLSGEIPATIGNLTSLLWLMLAGNQLSGEIPSEIGKCTSLLWLNLADNKLTGSIPLEMANTGKNPGPTFAKNRNGSSVLAGSGDCQAMRRWIPASYPPFSFVYSIMTRANCRSIWDRILKGYGIVPVCTNSSSPVRSYTISGYVQLSRNQLSGDIPPEIGAMVNLSLLHLDDNRLTGQLPPEISRLALVVLNVSRNNISGAIPPEIGRILCLEMMDLSYNNFSGELPGNLSQLTYLTKFNVSYNPLLTGSVPTTAQFGTFDEQSFLGDPLISFERGTGGIQPPPEAADARRRGMTPRSIAVWFLFSLLAAFVTGAFVFFMANLRARFPVDQDPDPESFSCENPKCSSGKCSLQMSTTSSPPSGSSSSATGCSSSTEGVKVFQLGKTAFTYRDIVAATGNFSDDLVIGRGGYGVVYRGVLPDGRTVAVKKLARPRDGDCEREFRAEMEVLADRMGSTWPHPNLVALYGWCLSGSAKILVYEYLDGGNLESLIGDTAAFGWGRRLDAAIGVARALVFLNHECRPAVVHRDVKASNVLLDRDGRARVTDFGLARVVRPGDTHVSTVVAGTVGYVPPEYGQTWRATTKGDVYSYGVLLMELATGRCAVDGAEDECLVEWARRMAREGWRSSSEKAAAAVGTVSRELLMLGMRCTADAPKERPDMPDVLAALLDVAENGGVHLEFT; encoded by the exons ATGTCTCCCCTGCTCCTCGGATTCCTCGTCCTGCTCCTCGTCGCAG gcgaggtggcggtggtggtgcccGCCGGCGTGCAGAGCAACGGCGACAAGGAGGTGCTGGTGGAGCTCAAGCGCTTCCTGCAGGACAACAACAGGGTGAACCGCGGCGCCTACGACGCGTGGCAGGAGTCCGACGCGTCGCCGTGCGGGTGGCACGGGGTGCGGTGCGACGACGCGTCCGGCCGCGTCACGTCGCTGGACCTCTCCCGCTCCAGCATCTCCGGCCCGGCGTTCGGCAACTTCTCGCGGCTGCCCGAGCTCGCCGAGCTCGACCTCTCCGACAACACCATCTCCGCGGCTGGCGACATCGGCCAATGCCGCGGCCTCGTGCGCCTCAACCTCTCCCACAACCTCATCAACGGCTCGCTGGACCTGTCCGGCCTCACAAGGCTGCAGACGCTCGACGTGTCCGGGAACCGGCTGTCGGGCGGCGTCGCGGCCAACTTCACGGCGATGTGCGCCGCCGACCTCGCCGTTTTCAACGTCTCCACCAACGGGCTCACGGGCAATATCACCGGCATGTTCGACGGCTGCGCCAGGCTTGAGTACGTCGACCTCAGCTCGAACAACTTCACCGGCGAGCTGTGGCCCGGCGTCGCGAGGTTCAGGGAGTTCAGCGTCGCCGAGAACAATCTCACCGGGAGCGTCCCGCCGGCCACGTTCCCGAACGGCTGCAGGCTCGAATCTTTGGACCTGTCAGCGAATTACCTGACTGGAAGCTTCCCGGACTCCATCGCCAAGTGCGCGAACCTGACGTACCTATCTCTGTGGGGGAATGACTTCGACGGGTTCATACCGGCCGGAATTGGGAGGCTCGCCGCAATCGAGACGCTGGTTCTCGGGAAGAACAGCTTCGATCGCCGGATACCGCTGGCCCTGACGAACTGTACGAAGCTTCAGTTCTTGGACATCAGCAGCAACATGTTTGGAGGGGACGTGCAAGACACCTTTGGCAAGTTTGCGAGTCTGAGGTACCTTGTGCTGCACCACAACAACTACACTGGCGGCATCGTCACCTCCGGCGTGCTCCAGCTACCGCTTCTCGCGAGGCTGGAGCTCAGCTATAACGAGTTCTCCGGCGAGCTCCCTCCTGAGGTGGCTGACATGAAGAGCGTCAAGTACCTGATGCTTGCCTACAACCAATTCTCCAGCGGGATACCGGCGGCGTACGGCCGTCTCACCGAGCTCCAAGCGCTGGACTTGTCGTATAACGACCTCTCCGGCGAGATACCGGCGACCATTGGGAACCTCACGTCGCTTTTGTGGCTGATGCTCGCTGGGAATCAGCTATCCGGAGAGATTCCGTCGGAAATTGGCAAATGCACCAGCTTGCTCTGGTTGAACCTGGCCGACAACAAGCTGACCGGGAGCATCCCGCTGGAGATGGCAAACACAGGGAAGAACCCCGGCCCGACGTTCGCCAAGAACCGGAATGGTTCCAGCGTGCTCGCCGGCTCCGGCGATTGTCAAGCCATGAGGCGGTGGATCCCGGCGAGCTATCCCCCTTTCAGTTTTGTGTACTCCATCATGACTCGGGCGAACTGCCGCAGCATATGGGACCGAATCCTCAAGGGATACGGCATCGTTCCGGTCTGCACCAActcctcgtcgccggtgaggtccTACACGATCTCCGGGTACGTTCAGCTGTCCAGGAACCAGCTATCCGGAGACATACCTCCGGAGATCGGCGCGATGGTGAACCTCAGCCTGCTCCACCTCGACGACAACCGGCTCACCGGACAGCTGCCACCAGAGATCAGCAGGCTCGCGCTCGTCGTGCTGAACGTCTCGAGAAACAACATCTCTGGCGCGATTCCGCCAGAGATCGGCCGCATTCTGTGCCTCGAGATGATGGACCTCTCCTACAACAACTTCTCCGGCGAGCTGCCGGGAAATCTGAGCCAGCTCACGTACCTGACCAAGTTCAACGTGTCCTACAACCCGCTTCTCACCGGCAGCGTCCCCACCACCGCCCAATTCGGCACCTTCGACGAGCAGTCCTTCCTCGGCGACCCACTCATTTCATTCGAGAGAGGTACCGGTGGTATACAGCCGCCTCCGGAAGCTGCGGATGCTCGAAGGCGCGGCATGACTCCAAGAAGCATCGCGGTGTGGTTCCTGTTCTCGCTCCTCGCCGCCTTCGTCACCGGCGCCTTCGTGTTCTTCATGGCCAATCTGCGTGCGCGGTTCCCCGTGGACCAAGACCCGGACCCCGAGTCGTTCTCGTGCGAGAACCCCAAGTGCAGCTCCGGGAAGTGCTCTCTGCAGATGTCGACGACGTCGTCGCCACCGTCCGGGTCATCGTCGTCGGCGACCGGGTGCTCCTCCTCGACGGAGGGGGTGAAGGTGTTCCAGCTCGGCAAGACGGCGTTCACCTACCGCGACATCGTGGCGGCCACGGGGAACTTCTCGGACGACCTGGTGATCGGGCGTGGCGGCTACGGCGTGGTGTACCGCGGCGTGCTCCCCGACGGCCGCACCGTGGCCGTGAAGAAGCTcgcgaggccgcgcgacggcgaCTGCGAACGCGAGTTCCGCGCCGAGATGGAGGTGCTCGCCGACCGGATGGGGTCGACGTGGCCGCACCCGAACCTCGTCGCGCTCTACGGGTGGTGCCTGTCCGGGTCGGCCAAGATCCTGGTGTACGAGTACCTGGACGGCGGCAACCTGGAGTCGCTGATCGGCGACACGGCCGCGTTCGGGTGGGGGCGGCGGCTGGACGCGGCGATCGGCGTGGCGCGCGCGCTGGTGTTCCTGAACCACGAGTGCCGCCCCGCGGTGGTGCACCGGGACGTGAAGGCCAGCAACGTGCTGCTGGACCGGGACGGGCGCGCCAGGGTGACGGACTTCGGGCTGGCCCGCGTGGTCCGGCCCGGCGACACGCACGTGAGCACGGTGGTGGCCGGGACCGTCGGGTATGTGCCCCCCGAGTACGGGCAGACGTGGCGCGCCACGACCAAGGGTGACGTGTACAGCTACGGCGTGCTCCTGATGGAGCTCGCCACGGGCCGCTGCGCCGTGGACGGCGCCGAGGACGAGTGCCTGGTGGAGTGGGCCCGGCGGATGGCCAGAGAAGGGTGGCGGTCGTCCTcggagaaggctgcggcggccGTCGGCACCGTGTCCCGGGAGCTCCTGATGCTCGGCATGCGGTGCACGGCGGACGCGCCTAAGGAGCGGCCCGACATGCCGGACGTGCTCGCCGCGCTGCTCGACGTGGCCGAGAACGGCGGCGTGCACCTCGAATTCACGTGA